The sequence AGTCTTGAAAGGTGAAGCCGAGAAACCCCTGCCCAGTGCTTTGACATATGCTTCCTTAAGTGTCCACAATTTGATAAACTCATGCCGTTGAACCTCGGGATCCGCAATTGCTTGCAAGCGTTCCACTTCATGAGGTGAGAAATAACGTCGAGCAAAAGCCATGGTACTAGTCTTTGCCTTCCTTTGCTTCTCTTCGACATCAATTCCTATAGGCATATCTACAGTTACACCACAGGCTATCAAAGATGATGAATGTGAGATGTTAAAATGCAAGGATGGTGGGTTCCACTGTACATCATGCTTCCATTCTACCTCTGGTTTCCCAAAATTATTCTTCTGGAACTTCAACAAATTTGGACTGACTTGTGTGTCTGTATATCTTGCAAGAGTAGTGCGCACCAGAGCACGAGCTAGCAAGGCTCCTTTCTGAAGTCTGTCTCCTTGCATCTGTAAAACAGTTTTCTTCTCACATGGTGATAATAGCTTCATATACTGATTTTGGAGGGATGCATCCTTTACTTCATCAGGTATAACGTACCAAAGATGGGTTTCCCTTCGAGAAGGAAGTGGTACAGAAACCAAAGGTGATGATGACGAACAAAAGAGCTTCCTCGCGAAACAATCTATCTGCATCGACATACTCCTTCTACAGAACAATGCAATCATGTGTATCTACAGTACACCGTGTGCTCCTCACAATTATGGGTTATGACAATTGAATGTGCATCTTTCTGTCTCTACCCAGAGTTTGAGAACTCCCTTGAAATTTGATAATCCTGAAAAATGGAGGGTATTTTTTCAATTCCCTCCTATTAAAAACACCAATATTTGGTAATCGGATCAAAATGAAAAGAACGGAGATCACATTGCTAGATATCCGTTTTTCTCTTGTAAGGTAGTCTACTAGTATTGAGTAGGCAGAAACCCAATAGACAAACACTAACAAAATGCAAGGgttgaaagaaagaaataaaacaaaatgcACTAGGGCACAAACATATGAGATTGACACAGCTAGCTGCCTTAGCGAATTTGATTTTAAGGGGGAAACTAATGTCTCTAATGCCAACAAATACTTATTATATTATGCTTACCGAAATACGAGCTGACTCATCCAAGATCTGAATtcttttattgataaaagaatcaTATGCCAACAAATACGAAACATGAGGAATTGATAAATGCATTTCAAATAAACAAAGCACAAAATAGATGATGATGATATCCATATCAAATCATGAAACAACTAAATTGACTATCAAGAGTTTCACCGCAGTCGTgttattttcaaaagaaaattcaACTATCAAGAATACTCTCGTTCCTCCAAGTTATCTCACATCAAAGCTACTTTTCATAGATAGAACTGAAAGGTGTTGGCAAAGTAAACTATATACTAATCTTCGTCCAGATAGAACTAGCAGTATTTCGACACTGATCAAGTAGGTCAAACGATCAAATCTTTATACATTTAATACTGATCCGACTTCCATACTACCCTCTACACACTAAGCAATTCCATACTACCCTCAACGCACTAAGCAATTATGTAGGAACAAGCAGCTCATCAACCAATTCAAAAATTATGTTGAACCCACAATACTTGATAAAAGTTAAAACTACTCACAAATTTCTTACACACAAACCCATAAAATTGAAAGAAGAAACTTAAAACTCTAAGCTAGGCATTCCAGTGATTGAAATTCTGAATCGTCATCAACATTCTAAGCTGAGCATTCCAGTAACTGAAATTCTGAAAGAAATAAATGATAGAAACAAAGAAGATTACCGGTTGAGAAATCAAATCACTCTGGTATTGAGCTTTGGACCTTATCTCTTGTACTACCTGCAAAATACACCACGTAGTTTGGCTCAAAATTTGTATTAACCCATCACACTTGAATCATACTCAGAAAATTACAGACGCAAAATAAACGCACAGAGTATCTAAATGTCAATTTATTTATGTTTGTAATGTTGGTGAAAACTGGAGACACTCAATGTTCATACAAAGTTCCgtgaaaactaaaactaaaaaaaaagttCACCAATTAAGCCCAGTTAACAAAACTCGTAGCCTCTAACTATCTGCCTGTAGATCAACTAAGATGATCAATTGATAAGCAAGCATCAGTGTACATCGACGAGGAACCATACTTAGGGTCAacattctgaaatttctgactaCTTTGTTTAAGTACAAAGGCAAATAGAACGAAGTCGATACGACTTGCTATGCATCCGAAGGCATCGTTTATATACAATTTCGAAAGTGTAAATATGATTTCCACACCTATATTTTCAACACTCAATTGAATACATAGTGGACTCCACAGCAGCAAGTAGCTAACATAACAACAATCAAGAACAATTGACCCTAGCGTTATAACCCTAATTTAAGATTTTCGAGTCCTTTTCAATTGGCAGAACAAAAATCAACCAGCAGAAATACCTTCTAAAATAAGAACACCATTAAAAAGACATACCTTCGAGAATACTCCAAATTTGGATTAGATCAGGATAGAGGGGGGAATTTTATTCAGAGGAAACGGAaggaaattttgtacaaaaagaaacacaaatttgacgaggaaaaaaaaaagaaaaaaaaaaaagaagaagataccgGACGACGGAGAGACACACAAGGGAAAACAAACTCTTTGGCCCATGCAAGTCTCGAACCTGCGACCTTCGCGTTATTAGCACGACGCTCTAACCAAAACGAATTGGCCCGACGAAATTGTTTGTCGAACTTACTGATCTGTTCTATGCAACAAAATTTTTCAATCCCACTTTGAGCCAACCTCAAAACTTTCGACGCATACAAGGTAATGACAAAATAGAGACTAAAATCAATAACCCCTAATCCATTATGTTTTTATCATGACATTAATATCTTCCttcattagtgttaataataataattagaaTCTAATATTAATGAATGATTATAATGTTagtttcaaaaatattttttttttcttttttttttagagatgGTTAGGGTTTGTTAAAGAAGAAGATATTAGGTTTTTGGGATCGGCTGAGATTTGTTAATACAAAGTTAGACTTCTAAACGaggtttaatgtcctttttataagttACATTCgtcaaaaaattaaaattttaaaacctaGATCAGCTGACCAGATGGATGATAACATGTCAGCCGAACCTATGTTTTcagaaaatatacctaggttcggctgacaagttatcagccgaacgtGGGGTGTTCTTCGTATATGAGACATAAAATATACCTAATTGGAGCGAAAAGTTCCCTGATTTTGCCcaaatttgatgaaaattctcctaACATAAATGTCTTGTAGTTGTTGTAATTGTGACTTtctagaagaaaaagaagataatgCTGGTAGTGGGGATGGCCGCGTCAGTGGCGTGGGgttagaagaagaggagaagggtGGTGCTGGCAGTGGCGGAACTAGAAAATAAATGATGGGGTGGCTTGAAAACAACTTGGTTTGGCTTGGGCTGGCTTAAGACTATTGTTTAGGCTTGATTTTTTATAGCCAAACACAAATACACTGTAAAAGTGTAAGTTTTTTTAGACTTTGAGCTTGCTTAAGCCAGCCCAAGTAACTACACAGTTCCGCCCCTAGTGGCTGCTGGTGTTTCCCTGAAAAAAGAGAGGATATTTTCATATTACCAACGAAGGAGGATTAATCCTGCATCAACGGTTAGGATTAATCGTAGATATACCTGTCGATTATATTTATCTCGTCGGTGACCGGCCTATTAACCAATCCATAATTGATCACATCCGTTGAATTATCGATTAGGTGTTTCTGATCAGTTCGATCAAACCGATGCCTAGTGTAGAAAAACGTAAAAAGAGTCCTAGTTTTTCCAGTTCAGATTCAATTACTAGTTTCACCGTAGAAGAAGTGGTAATTATATAATTGTCCCTTGTTTTGATGGGCTTCACAAATACTCTTATGATACAAAAAATATACCCCTCTTAATCTAAATCCCATTAGGGGTACATTAAGGATTTTGTAACATTACAAAATTACCCTCATATATATATTAAACTaacgaaaagaaaaacaaaaagagagagAAGTCATGCAACTGCtaaaatttctttaaaaaaattcgaaattttttatgaaaattttagGTTTGAATCAAGAGAATTTCTTAATCTTCTCTGTCTTCTACTTCATCCGTATTAATCAACTGACTCAACGGAACTTGTAAATTTCAGATCTGTcgtttcttcatcaacaacaaaatcATCAGATTTGAACGAGATATTTCTGAGTTTCTTCATCTGAGTTTAGCAACACATTTTACTAGATTTGTTTCAACAAATTGGTAATGTTGATTCCTAATTGAAGATTCGTAGATATGTATGTTTGATTTGCATGTTCGAATTTTGATTCTTAATTTGACGAGATCTGATTTTTGATTTGCATGTTTGATTCAACAGATTTTGAGTTTGATTTTTGGTTCTATAGATCGTTAATTTATGTTGATTCTACTAGATTCGTTGATTTAAACTCGAGATCGTGAATCATATTTTAAACAAGTactttttaatttttcattttgcgatttttgatttttgatttttttctggtttttaatgTGTTTTTGCTTAGAACAGCTCATGAAACAAATTTATGTTTATAATTCAGGAATTTTAGCTTTGATTTATGTTATATGAATCTTTTTTGATGAATCGGTTCTGTTAATGAATGTTGATCCTCTTGTTGTTGAGTATAACCGGTAGAATGTAGGTAGCCATGATGTATCTTTCTACATTTAATTGAATTAGTTTTTGTGATCAACTCTGTTGATGAATGTTGACACTTTTGTTGTTGAATATAACTGGGATAATTTTGGTAGTCATGATGTAAGCGACGTCACCGAATTATCCAGATTATGgtatcaacattggttgttggcacaggtttattggatcaactttcattgttgatacaaaattttcagattatggtgtcaacattggttgttgacacaTGATTGGTTGGATCAACTGGTATAGTTTTTAAATTACGGTGTCAACATTGGTTTGTTGATCCTAAATTCTGAACACAACATTgtctttttttaatatattttactccctccgtctctaTTATAAAGGCGGAGAAGGAGAAATCTCGTAGAATAAGAAGAGTTTTGGTTTGCATATATTTCCCTAAAACTACCTTATTTATCCATAATAAAGATTTTGATAGTTAATGAATATCCTGATTTCAATGAATTTGTATTCCACTAAACAACGAAAGTATAAGAGAATCTGGTGAGAGAAATTAGCTAAACAATAAATATTGGAGTAAACTGTATGGATGGGAAAGTTTTATATTAGTAATTATCCTAGAAAATTATTGTAGTAATAAATATCTTTGTTGATACCCGTAAGCTTAACTAAGGGTATATAGGGAAGAAAACACATTGAAAATAGTTTTCTGCCTATATATAGGGACTACAATTTTTTACTTCTCCGCCTttataataggtacggagggagtatgagTTTGTTAATCTGTTATGATTGTTGCAGAGTTCATATTTTGTAATTTGACTGTCTCGCAGGTCAAATATGGTTGTAATTTGTAGCTTAggttagtttatcttgttttctcttattgttTGCAGTGAATATTTAGCATAGAGTATGTATTTTTCATGAGGTATTGACGTAGCAGTTGATTTAGCATAGAGTATGTATTTGTCATGAGGTATTGATGTAGCAGTTGATATTGTCGCCGACTGCATACTAATCCGGCTGAGAGTAACATATTCATGATTATTTGGTTGTTGGCACAAGTTTTATTGTATTATCTTTCATTTTTTTACACAAAAATCTGTGATAATTTTTAGATTGTTctgtgaaatttgtgttgttgATCCGACAACTTTGGTTGTTCACACAGGTTTTACTGGATCAACTATCATTATTGACACATAAAATTTGTATAATATTCAGATTATGGTATCAATATTGGTTGTTGGCACAGGTTtattggatcaactttcattgttgatacaAAGAACCTGGATAGTTTTCAGATTATGATGTCAATAATAGTTTGTTGATCCCAAATTATgaacataatttatttatttatttttatgttttatgAGTTTATGAGTTTATTGATCTGTTATGGTTGTTGAAGTCAAAATATGGTTGTTGCATAGTTCACATTTTGTAATTTGACGGTCTCGCATTTTTTTTCGGAATCAGCTATTGCCAGCGAGATGATTAGTGTGGTGAAACAAAACCGGCCTTATGTCCCTGAAGACCTCATACTGTTTGGTTATATTATGGATGGGATCTCAAATGTCATTCATCACCATTTGGATTTGAGATTTTTCATTCACTATTACATCACGAAAGGGATtgatatgttgaagtttaacatcCAGTTAAGGGTTTGAGTTGACTCTATTGCTCCTTCTTCTTATGTTGCTCCTTTTTCGTCATCATCAAGTTGTGTTTCAAACAACAAGGTAGTTGTTGTAGAAGACTTGACCGATGATTCGTCTTTGATCAAAAGGGTTCCCAAAAAGTCTGATGCTTGGGAGAACATCTTAACTGGAGTAAGGCAGTTGTTTTAAAGTGTTGATGATGTTCGTAAAACTGTTTAAAAGTATGAAGTTCAAAGTGGTTACAAAGATTACTTACGTAAGAGTGACCAGACACGATACACTGTGGAGTGTACGCACAAGGAAAGTCAAAATTGTCACTGGAGGTTTCATGCCCCTCTCCTTTCCAGTATTGATGGCGTGTTTAAGTGCAAGACGTATCATGGAGAGAATTCATGTAATTTAGCTTGTTCCGATCCATCAAAAGTCAGAATGACAAAATCTATTCTGAAGGATATCTTAATAGATGATTTTCGagcatcaaagaagaagaagaccgcAACGGATGTCAAAGATCTGCTCCAGCTGGATTATGGAGTTGATCTCATGTATAGTCAAGCATACCATGGTTTACAATTCACTAAAGAGTGTCTTTGGGGTGATGACATCAAGTCCTATCAGACTTTGTTTGGTATAAAGATTCCATTGAACGTTACAATCCTGGAAGTGTCGTCAAGTTTGAGTATGATAGTGTAACGAAGTAGTTCAAAAGGTTTTTTGTCACCTTCGAAGCTTCCATCACCTGGTTTCAATAATTACTGTCGTCCGATGTTATTTACTGATGCTACTTTTTTCACTGGGAAGTTCAAGGGCGGTCTTATGGTTGCTTGCAGGAAAACTGGTAACcaagttatgatttttatttttctattttttaattattaattGAAAGCCAATGCATGAATTTTTTTACTCTGAAAGAGTTAGCAATGTAGGATTCATGTGTCTCTAGATTTCAGTTTTTTTGGAAACTCACTTGTTCCTCCATTTCTTTTTTAAGTgtttcaactttggttgttgatactaGTATTTTGTGTCAACTTGAGGTGTTGATACCATTGTATAGTCTGATATGTCTCTGGATTTCACTTCTATGGAtcccataacttttgttgatcccATAACTTTTGTTGTCGATCCCACAACTTGTCATGGATTTCAATTGTCTATGATCAACTTTTATTGTTGATCCCAAATTTTTGTATCAACTTTTGTTGTCGATACCATAACTTGTTCATGGATTTCAGTTTTATGGGTCACTTTttggatttttggtgtttttggtTTTTATAAAGATCTATCCAGTCGCATTTGGAATTGTTCCTTGTGAAAATTGTGAGAGTTAGGAATGGTTCTTAACCAATTTGAATGGTATTATCCGTGACAATCGTCCACTGACCATAGACCGTGGAACTGGCCTTTTGAAGCATGTCCCTGAGATCTTCCCAAATGCTCACCATTCATACTTTTTGTACCATATGAAAGGAAATATTCCTGTTCCAAAGGGCAAGAGTAGGCAAACTGCTGTGAAGTTGTTTGCAGAGTGATACACTGCATTGAGTATAAGCAATTTGAAGTTGGATTCAGTTATTGATTGGATGGTAAAGATTTCATTCCATAACTGGGATGCTCATGCATTTCTAGGACAAAGATTTGTTGAGAACACAACTAATATTGCTGAGAGTATTAATAGAGTGATTAAGCATGATAAGCGGCTTCCAGCACTTGAGCTTATCGATGTTATTCGTGCCAGGGTAATGGAGCATAACTAAAAAAGGTTGGTGGAGTCTAGTAAGTGGACTACAAAGCTTACTCCTCGGATGCATGCTAGGCTCAACAAGAGGGTAACTGAGTGTCGTTTTTACAAGTTTAGAAGATCAAGTGAGAAATTTTTTGAGATCATTTCTCTTACTAGAAAGCATACAGTTGACTTGGATGCTAGAACATGCACTTGCAATTGGTGGCAGAAACATATTTTCCCTTACACCCACTCGATGAAAGTGATGTTTCAGATTGGGGAAGATGAACCTTACAAGTACATCATTATGTATTATACGACCGAGTAATATAGAGGTTTGTATACTCATCCTATCTATCCTATTCCGGACATGAGAGGCCTCCAAAAACTTCTGAGGATGGTTATGTCTTGCCTCCCAATGGTGGTCGAGCATCAGATGGAAGGCCAACTGCTGCAAGGTACAGGGGTTCTCGAGAGAAAGTGCACAAGAACAGGAAGTGTGGTAATTGTGGGATTCTTACCTTACATAATAGTCGTAGATGCATTTCGCAGAGCTCCTTTGGCTCATCGTGCACCAATGTTCAGCAAGGAGTCTAGTTCCAGGATGATCAACTTTTTGAGGAGGATGTTGTTCAGAACTTTTGTGATGCTTTCCTATTTTTCTGAACAACTTTTTTTATTACATACATTATGTTTATGTCACCTTGGATGttagttcttttctttttttttgcttgttgGCTTTGTTATGTTTTTAATGGCATACATTTTTAAAGGGTATGTCCGTTTATAGGTTCCAGGTTTACTGGTTTTGACAGGAAACATGCTTATGTAAATAGTATCaaaatttcattgttgatgctATTCATGGGATCAACACACATTATtcgatcaacttccattgttgacactTAATAAAATCCAAAAAATTGCATGGTTTTATCTATATGCAAAAGTAAACTCCATTAGCTTTACATACCTGAAATCTTTAATACTAACATTGATTCACTTGATAACAAACCAATCATTCATTCACTCATTATTTTTGACCCATTGCTTTGTGGGATCAAATCCCATTGTTGATGTTATTCatgggatcaactttcattgttgacccCACGTtattggatcaacttccattgttgacacttaataaaaaaaattgcatggtTTTATCTGTATATACAAGTTAACTCCATTAGTTGTAAATATTTGCAATCTTTAATAATAACATTCATTCACTTGATAACAAACcaatcattcattcattcatgatGGATGGATAGAAATCAGTAAATCAAATTAATACTAACATTAACTCATAACAAACCATTACTAATAAACCATTCAAATTATTTCAGAAGATAAACATCCTTGCGTACATTTCTGACAGTAACTAATATGTCTTTTAAACTAATTACCAATGAGCTAGACCTATATTTTACTTACTAGGATCTGTTAAAACTATACTAAGACGTTTCTTGTCAGACCATGAAAAGAGTATGGTTAACTACCACTTGCAGAGTTACACACTAATCCAATGTTTCAACCGAGTCTTGTAAATTGATTACTTTATCAACTGCGTCAGTTAGTTGTTGGTTTTCCTTGATTTCTTAAACGAAGTCGGTAAGTCGTTGATCTTCTTTAACTTTTGCAGGAGAGTCAGTAATTTCTAAAACCGGTTTCCATGTATCAAATTCCCCCCAAAAATCTTGCTGTCATCTTCACTCTCTTTATGTTCAGCTTGTCAAGGTATCTTTTGTTTTTCCCATCTAAATCCTCGCAGTGTCCACGCTTCACTAAACACTTATGAATAAGCAAATGCGCATTGCCCAATCCAACCCCTTTTGTGCTGGTACATAGCAGTGCCCAAATTCCGAACTTATTGGTTCACCTGTTTCGGCATCTCTTTTTCCCATTTCGTTCAGCACATCAGTCAATGGTTTTATCATGACAATATACTGTTTGTTGTACCCTGGATTGTGATATAAGGTGTTGAATACTAGCCATCTTCCCCTTAGTAACGCAAGCAACACCCAATGGAATggtctatttttttttgtcaagCCGACAGATTGGTATGAGCAGGTACGTGTCTTCGCCATTCACTGTGTAATTCTGTGTTATCTTATCTGCAATCCCACATTTATCCATTTACGTGACATCTTTGCTGGCTATTGCGTTCTTCAACAGTTGATGCATCATATTGTCGACAttagtttgtttgtcatattagATAACAACAAGTATATCATAAATGTTTGccaaatttggttgttgatactATAATCTGAAAATTGGTATTCTCAGATTCCAGATTTTTGAGGGTCAACTGctattgttgatacaaaaaaGTTGTAGTATTGTTCAGTTATttgtgtcaactttggttgttgactccatttACTAGGAACAACTCCCATTGTTGACACACAAAACTGGAGTATGTTTTCGGTTATTTTGTattaactttggttgttgacactcgTATAATTTTATCTTTTGTAGACATACCTGTAATATATTTGTGCTATAACAAACTAACAATACTTCATTCATTCATGTATACTTGTACCATCCCTAGCATACCAAATTGTTTCATCGCACCTAAATAAGATGTCAAATACAATATATAGACCTAATTAAGTGGATGTAACAAGTTATTGAAAACACAAATTAAGAGTTTTTGTTACTTACATAAGCATTTGTAGACAGAATCAAGTGCTTCTTGCCGTAGTAGCTCGGCTTACTTGGATTTTCCATCTTTTATTGCAGCAAAATCAACAATCTCGCTGTGAATGTTGGAGTTATCAATTAGAGCTTGGATATGCTTTCCAAGGAAGATTTCTTCCACGTCATTACCGAAATAATAACTATAATCTCTGTCAATGCATTTTCTAAAAATAACCAAATGAAAGTACTATTATCATGACATGAcatattataaattttaactgAAAGTTGAAATAAAATCATTTTATTTCAGATGTTTCATGAGATCAACTTTGATTGTTGGCACCTATAAATAAATTGGTAAGTTGTTACAGAGTTTCATACCATTCTTTCGTATTCTCAAAGAATGGACGAAGGAGCTTTTATTCTTCCTCGGTGCAGGATTTACAGAGTTTTAGTTTTTCCGGCTTCTTCAGCTATATTGGTTCAGGTGGCGTCACATCAATGTAATCGTCGAGGTTGACTATTTCAACACCTCCTCCCCTTCTTCTTTCCCTTTCCTTTTCCCCTTTTCTTCCCCTTCTTTGCCTCCTTCATTGTATCTTTACCTTCAGGTGTGAAATCGTCCATATCAGTTCGCCCCTTCCTTGACCTTTTTTTATCCTTCACTCTTCTTTCATTAGTGTCACACTGATTTTTCTGGCTCTGCGTCGCTTCAGAATCATCGGCGTGGATGTCCCATTATTCTTGTTCAGTTGGCCCTTCAAATGTATCTAATTTGTATATCACTCTCATCCCTTATGTTACATCATCTTCCGTTTCCTCTTCCATTTGCTGTGTCGGAGTATCATATAATCCGGCAGTTATTGCGTTGAAGTTTGGGGTAGTACCGGTAGAGACATAATCCGATTCTTCTAGATGTATAGATTTAGTTGGAGGAGttgaataaataataaaatctcCCACCTTATCCACTGTCTCCATGTTTGTACTCTTCTCTACGTGCTGAACTTCATTCTCCTCTTCTAATAGTGGAACTGAATTACTAATGTCTGCGATCACAAAACGTATTTGAAGATCtgcttcttgtcttcttatttgttCTCTTCCTGCCTCGAATCCCACCTTCCAGTTCGCCAAGCGCTCCTTCATTATAGGGTTTACCTGGTACCTTAGTCTCCTTTCAAAACCCTTTCGCGAAGTACCTTTCCAAATTACTTGGACTTGCATCTGACAACGACAAGCTGAGTTGACTTGCTTCTGCTTCTTCATCCACATTCATTTCATCTGTTTGTGGTTTGTTACTTGCATCGTTCAAGTCATCTTCATTGTCCTTTCCAgatgattctctgtttgtattcTGAGTGAACTCAGTTTATAAGAAATTCGTGGCTGTTGCATAGTATTCCTTTTGAGTACTCGGTGATCTTGCTTTCTGGACAATCCTTTCCTTTTTCTGTCATTCCTTCACTTTTTTATATATGTAATAAAGCATCTCCCACTCTCCAGGTTCCAACTAAATTATATCTTTGTTCTTGTCAATAATCTTTCTCATGAAGATCATGTTGCTCATAAATGTTATAGTTTGACCCCTTCTTTGATAAGTTATTTCTTGCTTGTCACATTTAAGATACGAGTTGTCTTCTGCTAACTGCTCGTTCTTCTGCCTCTCTTCTTCCAATTCCTGTGTTGGTGTTGATAGGTCAATCAAATACATCTCTTCTTGTTAAACTGGATCAACAAAATCTTCATGAACCTGCAAACCGGTGTACAATACAGTGAGAAAAGTATTTTCTGGACAATAAAATaactttttattctatttttttctCACATTCTATCCTTAATATATCTTTCATGAGGGGGCACAACCCCCGAGTAAGGTGCGACGTATATGAATTTGCAGCTAAAACGCTATGTTAGGttgatttcttttttgtttggaGTGAAATTGATTTTGTTACGGTGTCAACTTATTTTTTGACTCCATATAATTTGTATCAACTTTAATTATTGATACACAAAAGCTGAAATATTTTTCAGTTATttgtgtcaactttggttgttgactccattcATTAGGGATCACCTTCCATTGTTGACATACAAAATCTAGAGTACATTTCAGATAttgtgtcaactttggttgttgactccatataattggatcaacttccattgttgatacacaaGCTTTGGTTGTTAACTCCATAAAATGGGATCAACTTTCTTTGTTGACACAATAAAAACTAGAATGTTTTTGAAATATAAAGAGATTAAAATGAACTTTTTTTACCTGGTGTTTAAACCAAGACATGTCTCTTCCCTTTTTAACTTTGTTCCCAAAGTCTTTACAAGTTTATGGCACAATGTGTGATGGATCCATCTCAAGGATCTCGGAGTTGAACCTTCAAAACCTTCCCTCTTGGTGATATAGTTTCTTGTATGTTCGTAGATCCAATACTGCATACAGAGAATCAATGAGGTTAGTTCGACATACAATATGCATTTTATTCTCTACAAAAACAAACATTTTTTACTTTTTATAAAATGAACTTCTTTTCTTACCGGTAGGAGAGTTGCGCAGCCAACAACACTTCCTTTCATTCCTTTCTGCTTTCCAATGTTTGA comes from Papaver somniferum cultivar HN1 chromosome 7, ASM357369v1, whole genome shotgun sequence and encodes:
- the LOC113297093 gene encoding uncharacterized protein LOC113297093 — its product is MIALFCRRSMSMQIDCFARKLFCSSSSPLVSVPLPSRRETHLWYVIPDEVKDASLQNQYMKLLSPCEKKTVLQMQGDRLQKGALLARALVRTTLARYTDTQVSPNLLKFQKNNFGKPEVEWKHDVQWNPPSLHFNISHSSSLIACGVTVDMPIGIDVEEKQRKAKTSTMAFARRYFSPHEVERLQAIADPEVQRHEFIKLWTLKEAYVKALGRGFSASPFKTFAIQFRRKPKSRLHVTLDSHSEDFKIVVEPLNASEDVKTNWQFGLFELARSHYAAICIGNNKTTEGEENHPLKLKVWRTIPFVEDECVSGSDSVVALSGLT